A single region of the Brassica rapa cultivar Chiifu-401-42 chromosome A03, CAAS_Brap_v3.01, whole genome shotgun sequence genome encodes:
- the LOC103855469 gene encoding dof zinc finger protein DOF5.1: MVFSSFPTYPDSSNWQQHQPITSTVGFTGDNNISQQFLPHHPLPSQPQQTPPPLHHNGGGGGGPGGPGGSIRPGSMAERARIANIPMPETALKCPRCDSTNTKFCYFNNYSLTQPRHFCKACRRYWTRGGALRSVPVGGGCRRNKRTKNSSGGGGGGSSSSGNSKSQDSNTSSDQYHHRAMANNQMGPPPSSTSLSSLLSSYNAGLIPGHDHNNHVLGIGSSLPPLKLMPPLDFTDNFTLQYGTVSAPSNHVGGGSGGGGAAALLTGFDQWRFPAPHHQLPLLGGLDSSSSSSGLYQFDHQNQTGMDPGYGLVTGSGQYRPKNIFHNLVSSSVSSAMVTATASQSASVKMEDSNNQLNMSRQLFGNEQQLWNIHGTAASTAAATTSSWSDVSNNFSSSSTSNI, encoded by the exons atggTGTTTTCTTCATTTCCTACTTATCCTGATTCATCAAACTGGCAACAA CATCAACCAATCACATCCACCGTTGGATTCACGGGAGACAACAACATCAGCCAGCAGTTCCTCCCTCACCATCCCCTCCCATCGCAACCGCAACAAACGCCTCCACCGCTTCACCACAACGGTGGAGGCGGTGGTGGTCCCGGAGGACCTGGAGGATCAATAAGGCCAGGTTCGATGGCGGAAAGGGCAAGAATAGCCAACATACCAATGCCTGAAACAGCCTTGAAATGTCCAAGATGTGACTCAACCAACACCAAATTCTGCTACTTCAACAACTACAGTCTCACCCAACCTCGCCACTTCTGCAAAGCATGCCGCCGTTACTGGACACGTGGCGGCGCTCTAAGGAGCGTTCCTGTTGGTGGTGGTTGCCGCAGAAACAAAAGAACCAAAAACAGCAGCGGTGGCGGTGGCGGTGGTAGCAGCAGTAGCGGTAACAGTAAGTCACAAGACAGCAACACAAGCAGCGACCAATACCACCACCGAGCCATGGCTAATAATCAGATGGGACCACCACCTTCCTCGACTTCTCTGAGCTCGTTGCTATCTTCTTACAACGCCGGATTGATCCCCGGACATGATCATAACAACCACGTACTTGGAATTGGATCATCTTTGCCTCCTCTCAAGCTCATGCCTCCTTTAGACTTCACTGACAACTTCACCTTACAGTACGGTACAGTTTCAGCTCCTTCTAATCATGTAGGCGGTGgaagcggaggaggaggagcggcGGCTCTTTTGACTGGTTTTGACCAGTGGAGATTCCCGGCACCTCATCACCAACTTCCTTTGCTGGGTGGTTTAGACAGCTCATCATCATCTTCCGGGTTATATCAGTTTGATCATCAAAATCAAACTGGCATGGATCCGGGTTACGGATTAGTCACTGGCTCGGGTCAGTATCGACCTAAGAACATCTTTCATAACCTTGTTTCCTCTTCTGTATCATCAGCTATGGTCACGGCCACTGCGTCGCAATCAGCTTCAGTGAAAATGGAAGATAGTAACAATCAACTCAACATGTCTAGACAACTTTTTGGAAACGAACAACAGCTTTGGAATATTCATGGAACTGCCGCATCAACCGCAGCGGCAACAACTAGTTCGTGGAGTGATGTCTCTAATAACTTCAGCTCTTCTTCTACTAGCAATATATAA
- the LOC103855470 gene encoding transcription factor-like protein DPA: MEMDLIVTPEKQRNRHAVRLVKTPVRRKLIADDDDDDDHEKKGQSRTTGGGLRQFSVMVCHKLEAKKITTYKEVADEIISDFATIKQNAEKPLNENEYNEKNIRRRVYDALNVFMALDIIARDKKEIRWKGLPITCKKDVEEIKRDRNKVMNSVQKKTAFLKDLREKVSSLESLMLRNQEMVVKTEGPAEGFTLPLILLETNPHAVVEIEISEDMQLVHLDFNSTPFSVHDDAYILKLMQEHKLQQNRASSSSSTHHQSQHSSSSSCIASGTSGPLCWNSRSS; this comes from the exons ATGGAGATGGATTTGATTGTCACACCGGAGAAGCAGAGGAATCGTCATGCAGTGAGGTTGGTGAAAACTCCTGTGAGAAGGAAGTTGAtagctgatgatgatgatgatgatgatcacgAGAAGAAAGGGCAATCAAGAACTACTGGTGGTGGCCTTCGCCAGTTCAGCGTTATGG TGTGCCACAAGTTAGAAGCCAAGAAAATCACTACATACAAGGAG GTTGCAGATGAAATCATTTCTGATTTTGCAACAATTAAACAGAACGCAGAGAAGCCTTTAAACGAGAATGAG TATAACGAGAAGAACATAAGGAGGAGAGTCTATGATGCACTCAATGTCTTCATGGCCTTGGATATTATCGCAAGGGATAAAAAAGAAATCCGTTGGAAGGGGCTTCCCATTACCTGCAAAAAGGATGTCGAAGAAATTAAG AGGGATCGAAATAAGGTTATGAATAGTGTGCAAAAGAAGACTGCTTTCCTTAAAGATTTGAGAGAAAAG GTCTCAAGTCTTGAGAGTCTTATGTTGAGAAATCAGGAGATGGTTGTGAAGACTGAAGGCCCAGCAGAAGGTTTTACTTTACCTTTAATTCTACTTGAG ACAAATCCTCATGCAGTTGTCGAAATAGAGATTTCTGAAGATATGCAACTTGTTCACCTTGACTTCAATAG CACGCCATTCTCGGTCCATGACGATGCATACATACTGAAACTGATGCAAGAACACAAGCTGCAGCAAAAcagagcttcttcttcttcctctacaCATCATCAATCTCAACATTCTTCTTCCAGTTCTTGCATTGCTTCTGGAACCTCAGGCCCGCTTTGCTGGAACTCAAGATCCAGCTGA